From a region of the Myroides sp. JBRI-B21084 genome:
- a CDS encoding potassium-transporting ATPase subunit F: MTALFIVAIGAFVYIGYVLFKPEKF, encoded by the coding sequence ATGACAGCATTATTCATTGTAGCAATTGGAGCTTTTGTCTATATAGGCTATGTACTCTTTAAACCAGAAAAATTTTAA
- a CDS encoding DUF7674 family protein yields the protein MKTKILNSIQQWVPESQKWLQEIQKYDNNIADCIILNKTANLCVTKINSGITEEIENAREIIKIINLLYQGGNQYTRNIIENEFLTVLSEEEALIILKKYIHLFPSELKKGYIKTILEN from the coding sequence ATGAAAACAAAAATTCTAAATTCAATTCAACAATGGGTCCCAGAATCACAAAAATGGTTACAGGAGATACAAAAGTATGATAACAATATTGCAGATTGTATCATACTAAATAAAACAGCAAATCTATGTGTAACGAAAATTAATTCTGGCATAACTGAAGAAATAGAAAACGCTCGTGAAATCATCAAAATAATCAACCTTTTATATCAAGGAGGCAATCAATACACACGTAATATTATAGAAAATGAGTTTTTGACAGTTTTATCAGAAGAAGAAGCTCTAATTATCTTGAAAAAATACATTCATCTATTCCCTTCGGAATTAAAAAAAGGATATATAAAAACAATTTTAGAAAATTAA
- a CDS encoding DUF7674 family protein: MSKKIDISEQEIEKITLETLQSIQDGENSKVKILYKKVEKLFKKGNDYSQSLIANKFIYPLTSLLEMNYSWGSTYLTMLPICLKKEYHSQIYASGI; the protein is encoded by the coding sequence ATGTCAAAAAAAATAGATATTTCAGAACAAGAGATTGAAAAAATTACACTAGAAACACTTCAATCCATTCAAGACGGAGAAAACTCAAAAGTTAAAATACTCTATAAAAAAGTAGAGAAACTTTTCAAAAAAGGAAATGATTATTCTCAATCATTAATCGCTAATAAATTCATTTATCCTTTAACATCATTATTAGAAATGAATTACAGTTGGGGATCAACATATTTAACAATGTTACCTATTTGCTTAAAAAAAGAATACCACTCACAAATTTACGCATCAGGAATTTAA
- a CDS encoding sigma-54-dependent transcriptional regulator: protein MKKILIIDDEEKLRTLLARIISLEGFEVIQANDCKSAFSKLEKSEIDIVICDVKLPDGNGVELSKNIKEKYPLLEIILLTAYGNIPDGVQAIKNGAFDYITKGDDNNKILPLIYKAIEKVELAKRVHQLEKQVGEKYSFDNILGKSKQIVNAIELAKRVAKTDTTVLILGETGTGKEVFAQAIHQASNRNNKKFVAINCSAFTKEILESELFGHKAGAFTGAVKETKGLFEEAHNGTIFLDELGEMALELQAKLLRVLETGEFLKVGDTTPVKVNVRIIAATNKNLEEEILNHNFRSDLFYRLSVFTINLPSLKERKKDIQILASSFASFFAQKMNKQNIQLSEDYINALENNVWKGNIRELKNIIERSVILSDNNILDTSTLPLDIISSNNTFTKSLSAFSMASVEKLHIQKVMNHTNGNKAEAARLLEIGIATLYRKLEEYKIT, encoded by the coding sequence TTGAAAAAGATTTTAATAATAGATGACGAGGAAAAGCTTAGAACTTTACTAGCGAGAATTATTAGTTTAGAAGGATTTGAAGTTATTCAAGCAAATGATTGTAAATCTGCATTTAGCAAACTAGAAAAATCAGAAATTGATATCGTTATTTGTGATGTAAAACTACCTGATGGTAATGGAGTTGAGCTTTCGAAAAATATCAAAGAGAAATATCCTCTTTTAGAAATAATTTTACTTACAGCTTACGGCAATATCCCTGATGGAGTGCAAGCTATTAAAAATGGAGCTTTTGATTATATCACTAAGGGAGACGATAATAACAAGATTTTACCCTTAATTTATAAGGCTATTGAAAAAGTAGAGTTAGCAAAAAGAGTACATCAATTAGAAAAACAGGTTGGAGAAAAATATTCTTTTGATAATATTTTAGGAAAATCAAAACAAATAGTCAATGCTATTGAACTTGCAAAACGAGTAGCCAAAACAGATACTACTGTTTTAATTTTAGGAGAAACAGGTACAGGAAAGGAAGTTTTTGCTCAAGCAATCCATCAAGCTAGTAACAGAAATAATAAAAAATTTGTTGCAATAAACTGTTCTGCATTTACTAAAGAAATATTAGAAAGCGAACTTTTTGGGCATAAAGCAGGTGCATTTACAGGAGCAGTAAAAGAAACTAAAGGTCTTTTTGAAGAAGCACATAATGGCACCATTTTTCTTGATGAGTTGGGAGAAATGGCTTTAGAATTACAAGCAAAATTATTAAGAGTTTTAGAAACTGGCGAATTTTTAAAGGTTGGAGATACTACGCCTGTCAAAGTTAATGTTCGTATTATTGCAGCAACAAATAAAAACCTAGAAGAAGAAATATTGAATCATAACTTTCGAAGTGATTTATTTTATAGATTGTCTGTTTTTACAATAAATTTACCTTCCTTAAAAGAACGTAAAAAAGATATACAAATATTAGCTTCGAGTTTTGCATCATTTTTTGCTCAAAAAATGAACAAACAAAACATACAACTATCTGAAGATTATATAAATGCTTTAGAAAACAATGTTTGGAAAGGTAATATTAGAGAATTAAAAAATATTATTGAAAGAAGTGTTATTCTTTCTGACAATAATATTCTAGATACTTCCACCCTTCCTTTAGATATAATATCTTCGAATAACACATTTACAAAATCACTTTCTGCATTTTCTATGGCTAGTGTAGAAAAACTACATATTCAAAAAGTAATGAACCATACTAATGGTAATAAAGCAGAAGCAGCTAGATTATTAGAAATTGGTATTGCAACCCTTTATAGAAAATTAGAAGAATATAAAATTACTTAA
- a CDS encoding site-specific integrase codes for MKTKITLHFYAKSTKANANGLLPIYVRLTVDGKRLEFSTKKFVEKTKWSNELSKMKGTSEEARSINSYLDLMKAKVLEAQMELLHRNEALTIENFKSKILGTEERQRMLVPIFQDHNNKIKELVGKEYAPGTLERYTTSLKHTIEFMQWKYNISDIDITKIDHAFITDYEFWLRSVRNCANNTAVKYIKNFNKIIKICLANDWLDKNPFANYKSKVKEVERLYLNEDEIQAMIEKDFKTERLSLVRDIFLFSCFTGLAYIDVKNLTKSHISYGIDGEKWIFTRRQKTESASKIPILPVTQMIIDKYENHPQCINEDKLLPILSNQKMNAYLKEIAGVCEIEKELTFHIARHTFATTVTLTNGVPIESVSKMLGHKNLRTTQHYAKVLDRKVSEDMKILKDKFTLSKNQSDYKTASI; via the coding sequence ATGAAAACAAAAATCACACTTCACTTTTATGCCAAAAGCACAAAAGCCAATGCAAACGGACTACTTCCTATTTATGTAAGATTAACAGTTGATGGAAAACGATTAGAGTTTAGTACCAAAAAGTTCGTAGAAAAGACAAAATGGTCTAATGAATTATCCAAAATGAAAGGTACTTCAGAAGAAGCACGTTCAATCAATAGTTACCTTGATTTGATGAAAGCGAAAGTTTTAGAAGCACAAATGGAACTACTCCACCGAAACGAAGCACTAACAATCGAAAACTTCAAAAGCAAAATATTAGGAACTGAAGAAAGACAAAGAATGCTAGTTCCTATCTTCCAAGACCACAACAACAAAATAAAAGAATTGGTTGGAAAAGAATACGCTCCAGGAACATTAGAACGCTACACTACTTCGCTCAAGCATACTATTGAATTCATGCAATGGAAATATAATATTTCTGATATTGATATTACAAAGATTGATCATGCCTTTATAACTGATTATGAATTCTGGTTAAGAAGTGTTAGAAACTGTGCCAACAATACAGCAGTCAAATACATCAAGAATTTCAATAAAATAATCAAGATATGTTTGGCTAATGATTGGCTTGATAAAAATCCGTTTGCGAACTATAAATCAAAAGTCAAAGAAGTGGAACGTCTGTACCTCAACGAGGATGAAATTCAAGCTATGATTGAAAAAGACTTTAAAACCGAACGATTGTCTTTAGTACGCGATATCTTCCTTTTCAGCTGCTTTACTGGCTTAGCCTATATTGATGTAAAAAACTTAACAAAATCCCATATAAGCTATGGTATTGATGGAGAGAAATGGATATTTACTCGTAGACAAAAAACAGAATCAGCTTCCAAAATCCCAATCCTTCCAGTTACTCAAATGATAATCGATAAATACGAAAATCATCCGCAATGTATCAATGAAGACAAACTACTCCCTATCCTATCCAACCAAAAGATGAATGCGTATTTAAAAGAAATAGCTGGAGTTTGTGAAATCGAAAAAGAATTAACCTTTCACATTGCTCGACATACTTTTGCAACAACAGTTACACTTACAAATGGTGTTCCTATTGAAAGCGTAAGCAAAATGTTAGGGCATAAAAATTTAAGAACAACCCAGCATTATGCAAAAGTATTAGATAGAAAAGTTAGTGAGGACATGAAGATTTTGAAGGATAAATTTACATTATCTAAAAATCAGAGTGATTACAAAACGGCAAGTATCTAA
- the ribB gene encoding 3,4-dihydroxy-2-butanone-4-phosphate synthase, with protein sequence MLDIKLNTIEEAIEDIRQGKIIIVVDDEDRENEGDFIAAAEKVTPEMINFMATHGRGLICAPLTQKRCKELDLQPMVVNNTVLHQTAFTVSVDLIGHGCTTGISAHDRSKTIEFLVKEDTKPEDLGRPGHIFPLIAKEGGVLRRTGHTEAAVDLARLAGFKPAGILVEILNEDGSMARLPQLMEVAKKFDMKLISIEDLVAYRMKHDSLIQKKEDFDIQTKFGTYRLRAYLQITNKQVHIALTKGIWNTGDTVLTRINSSQVNNDILGHLTNNQDEKLELMFQAIEKEGKGAILFINQEYNTLDLLKRLNELKELQTETSGVVKAPKIQLDSKDFGIGAQILHDLNITKLKLMSNSQHSKRVGMVGYGLEIKEYINF encoded by the coding sequence ATGCTTGATATTAAACTAAATACCATTGAAGAAGCTATAGAAGACATTCGTCAAGGTAAAATAATTATAGTGGTTGATGATGAAGACCGCGAAAACGAAGGCGATTTTATAGCTGCTGCCGAAAAAGTAACTCCCGAAATGATTAACTTCATGGCAACACACGGCCGTGGATTAATATGTGCCCCTTTAACCCAAAAACGTTGCAAAGAGTTAGATTTACAACCCATGGTAGTAAACAACACCGTGTTACACCAAACTGCTTTTACGGTATCGGTAGATTTAATTGGGCATGGATGCACAACAGGTATATCGGCACATGATCGCTCTAAAACCATTGAATTTTTAGTAAAAGAAGATACAAAACCTGAAGATTTAGGTCGCCCAGGACATATATTTCCACTAATTGCAAAAGAAGGAGGCGTTTTAAGACGTACCGGTCATACCGAAGCTGCTGTTGATTTAGCCCGTTTAGCTGGTTTTAAACCTGCTGGTATTTTGGTTGAAATTTTAAATGAAGACGGATCTATGGCCCGTTTACCACAGTTAATGGAAGTTGCTAAAAAATTTGATATGAAGTTAATTTCTATTGAAGATTTAGTGGCTTACCGTATGAAACACGACAGTTTGATTCAGAAAAAAGAAGATTTTGACATACAAACAAAATTTGGCACTTACCGCCTACGCGCTTATTTACAAATAACCAACAAACAAGTACACATTGCTTTAACTAAAGGAATTTGGAACACAGGCGATACTGTTTTAACACGTATAAACTCATCACAAGTAAACAACGATATTTTAGGACACTTAACCAACAATCAAGACGAAAAACTTGAGTTAATGTTTCAGGCAATAGAAAAAGAAGGTAAAGGTGCCATTTTATTTATCAATCAAGAATACAACACCCTTGATTTATTAAAACGCTTAAACGAGTTAAAAGAGTTACAAACTGAAACAAGCGGAGTTGTAAAAGCACCTAAAATACAATTAGATAGTAAAGATTTTGGAATTGGCGCTCAAATTTTACACGATTTAAATATTACCAAATTAAAATTAATGAGTAACTCACAGCACAGCAAACGTGTAGGAATGGTGGGCTACGGCTTAGAAATAAAAGAATATATTAATTTTTAA
- a CDS encoding LptF/LptG family permease, with protein MKILDRYILISFVKTFLSVFAILFFIFVLQGIWVFIGDIAGKDLDFITIFKFLFFYSPKMIPMVLPLSVLLASIMTFGDFSENYEFAAMKSSGISLQRAMRSLIVFILLLSGISFWFINNVAPKSEFKFVNMRRDIIHTKPAMAITAGQFNSLGAINIKVDEKSGENDEKLRNVTMHVINQQNSLNKTVIKAKTGKIETNENSPILKLHLFDGNYYEDVTSKRSNVKKPFIKSDFKHYIMSIDVSEFDKSEEELQEISNTANMMNIKQLNYTLDSLNTNLKNEYSAHAEADKENARLFLSNTVKEYEIKYYPVSLDSLLQLKKRSQKIKLYSNAIAVIENIKFNISNNQTIITEKEKHINRHWIALYEKFVIAFSCLLMFFIGAPLGAIIRKGGLGLPMVFAVLIFITYHFINTFGKKLAQENGITAFLGAWLSTLVLLPLAIIFTYKATKDRGINSIDNLLYPITSYLKSKFKKKQNNTNNA; from the coding sequence GTGAAAATACTTGATCGTTACATATTAATAAGTTTTGTAAAAACATTTTTATCGGTATTTGCAATCTTATTCTTTATTTTTGTTTTACAAGGAATTTGGGTCTTTATTGGCGATATAGCCGGTAAAGACCTTGATTTTATTACCATATTTAAGTTTTTATTTTTTTACTCGCCTAAAATGATACCAATGGTATTACCCTTATCGGTATTACTAGCATCAATCATGACGTTTGGCGATTTTTCTGAAAACTATGAATTTGCTGCCATGAAATCGTCTGGTATTTCATTGCAAAGAGCCATGCGTTCTTTAATTGTTTTCATTTTGTTACTTTCAGGCATATCGTTTTGGTTTATAAACAACGTTGCTCCCAAATCAGAATTTAAGTTTGTTAATATGCGTCGTGATATTATTCACACCAAACCTGCTATGGCAATAACTGCAGGGCAATTTAACAGCTTAGGTGCCATTAACATTAAGGTTGATGAAAAATCAGGCGAAAACGACGAAAAGCTGCGCAATGTTACCATGCACGTAATAAATCAGCAAAACAGTTTAAATAAAACAGTAATAAAAGCTAAAACAGGTAAAATTGAAACCAACGAAAACAGTCCTATTTTAAAATTGCATTTATTTGATGGAAATTATTACGAAGATGTAACATCAAAACGATCAAATGTAAAAAAACCATTCATAAAATCAGACTTCAAACACTATATAATGAGTATTGATGTTTCTGAATTCGATAAATCCGAAGAAGAATTACAAGAAATATCAAACACAGCCAATATGATGAATATAAAGCAATTAAACTACACTTTAGATTCATTAAACACAAATTTAAAAAACGAATATAGCGCACATGCCGAAGCTGATAAAGAAAATGCGCGTTTGTTTTTATCAAACACTGTAAAAGAATATGAAATAAAGTACTATCCCGTTTCATTAGATTCGCTTTTACAATTAAAAAAACGTTCGCAAAAAATAAAACTATATTCAAATGCCATTGCTGTAATTGAAAATATAAAGTTTAACATATCAAACAATCAAACCATTATAACCGAAAAAGAAAAGCATATAAACCGCCACTGGATTGCTTTGTACGAAAAATTTGTTATCGCTTTTTCTTGTTTATTAATGTTTTTTATAGGCGCTCCATTAGGTGCAATTATTAGAAAAGGTGGTTTAGGTTTACCTATGGTATTTGCTGTATTAATATTTATAACCTATCATTTTATAAATACTTTTGGCAAAAAACTAGCGCAAGAAAATGGTATTACAGCATTTTTAGGCGCGTGGTTATCAACCTTGGTATTATTGCCATTGGCTATTATATTTACGTACAAAGCCACAAAAGATCGCGGTATAAACAGTATTGATAATTTACTGTATCCTATTACCAGCTATTTAAAATCAAAATTTAAAAAGAAACAAAACAACACAAACAATGCTTGA
- a CDS encoding LolA family protein has protein sequence MKKIATLLTILFIGITSHAQNAAAAKKLLDEVSAKTKTYKNMVMQFSFNNGKQETTGKATIQGDKYLVDFMGITQMYDGAKMYIINPNEEEITIASAQHTQMQTASIASILSFYKKGYTYVWDKKQTIGGKSIQYIKLIPTNKNGVKEIFLGIDTKNKTIYNRTDVNKNGSKTIITLKSFKTNQALSKNLFTFAKSKYPNYYINNLD, from the coding sequence ATGAAAAAAATAGCAACCTTACTTACCATTTTATTTATAGGAATTACCAGCCATGCACAAAATGCAGCAGCAGCAAAAAAATTGTTAGACGAAGTTTCGGCAAAAACTAAAACCTATAAAAACATGGTTATGCAATTTAGTTTTAACAACGGTAAACAAGAAACAACCGGAAAAGCCACTATACAAGGCGATAAATACTTGGTTGATTTTATGGGGATTACACAAATGTATGATGGAGCTAAAATGTACATTATTAACCCAAACGAAGAAGAAATCACCATTGCCAGTGCGCAACACACCCAAATGCAAACAGCAAGCATTGCCAGTATATTATCGTTTTACAAAAAAGGATACACCTACGTTTGGGATAAAAAACAAACCATAGGTGGTAAAAGCATACAATACATAAAATTAATTCCAACAAATAAAAACGGAGTAAAAGAAATTTTTTTAGGTATTGATACTAAGAACAAAACTATTTACAACCGTACCGATGTAAATAAAAATGGAAGTAAAACTATAATTACGTTAAAATCTTTCAAAACAAATCAAGCATTGTCAAAAAACCTTTTTACCTTTGCTAAATCAAAATATCCAAATTATTACATCAACAATTTAGATTAA
- a CDS encoding DNA translocase FtsK has protein sequence MTTKKKTDTKNTKQAQPKETATNGARIRFIFGTLFLMFTLILLCSFLSYFTTGSYDQSMVNQLNNRDLEPQNWVGKLGAWLAHTFIFEGFGVASFLFVKIFGEIALWFGIRFNATSLRRMLFWDLFTIIVLSIALGYFGASYPFLGGIVGFEMNDYLQDYIGQIGALLVVVFMLIFFLIFRIKMTPKSFTSVVTNTHAKIKDNLEKAEDIIKTEPVKPVPTPQPQTVNNEPKVTQPPVAVAKPIATPEPITEIDFSVDKEENNDFSTNFSVNDNSKKEPHHEEFIIETTQEETISDEDLSTKIVENFGLFDPTLELSKYQFPTTELLFEHASGGITINQAELEENKNRIVETLNNYKIGIAQIKATVGPTVTLYEIVPDAGIRISKIKSLEDDIALSLSALGIRIIAPIPGKGTIGIEVPNTKPTTVSMKSLILSPKFQNAEMELPVAIGKTISNETFVFDLAKMPHLLMAGATGQGKSVGLNAVLTSLLYKKHPAEVKFVLVDPKKVELTLFNKIERHFLAKLPDTEDAIITDNTKVINTLNSLCIEMDNRYSLLKDAMVRNIKEYNEKFKQRKLNPELGHRFLPYIVLVVDEFADLIMTAGKEVETPIARLAQLARAIGIHLIIATQRPSVNVITGIIKANFPARIAFRVSSKIDSRTILDGPGADQLIGRGDLLFTQGNDMVRVQCGFVDTPEVEKITEFIGGQKGYGDAYLLPEYVGEESGTSLDIDIADRDVMFREAAEIIVTAQQGSASLLQRKLKLGYNRAGRLIDQLEAAGIVGPFEGSKARSVNIPDLVSLDEFLTNEKERM, from the coding sequence ATGACCACAAAGAAAAAAACAGATACAAAAAACACCAAGCAAGCCCAACCTAAAGAAACAGCTACAAACGGGGCACGCATCCGTTTTATATTTGGCACTTTATTTTTAATGTTTACCTTAATTTTATTGTGCAGTTTTTTATCGTATTTCACAACCGGTTCATACGATCAAAGCATGGTAAACCAATTAAATAACCGCGATTTAGAGCCACAAAATTGGGTTGGTAAATTGGGCGCATGGCTGGCACATACCTTTATTTTTGAAGGTTTTGGTGTAGCATCGTTTCTATTTGTAAAAATATTTGGCGAAATTGCCCTTTGGTTTGGCATTCGTTTTAACGCAACAAGCTTACGCCGTATGCTTTTTTGGGATTTATTTACCATTATTGTACTTTCTATAGCACTTGGTTATTTTGGAGCTTCGTACCCTTTTTTAGGCGGAATTGTAGGTTTTGAAATGAACGATTATTTACAAGATTATATTGGACAAATTGGCGCCCTTTTAGTGGTGGTTTTTATGTTGATTTTTTTCTTGATTTTTAGAATAAAAATGACCCCTAAATCATTTACAAGCGTAGTAACCAATACACACGCTAAAATAAAAGACAATCTAGAAAAGGCTGAAGATATCATAAAAACCGAACCAGTAAAACCTGTACCAACACCACAACCACAAACTGTAAATAACGAACCAAAAGTTACACAACCACCTGTAGCTGTTGCAAAACCTATTGCAACACCTGAACCTATTACCGAAATAGATTTTAGTGTTGATAAAGAAGAAAACAACGATTTTTCAACAAATTTTTCTGTAAACGATAACAGCAAAAAAGAACCTCATCACGAAGAATTCATCATTGAAACTACTCAAGAAGAAACTATTTCAGACGAAGATTTATCTACCAAAATTGTAGAAAACTTTGGTTTATTTGATCCTACCTTAGAATTATCAAAATACCAATTCCCTACTACCGAATTGTTGTTTGAACATGCTAGTGGTGGCATTACCATAAATCAAGCCGAGTTAGAAGAAAACAAAAATCGAATTGTTGAAACCCTTAACAATTACAAAATAGGCATTGCGCAAATTAAGGCAACTGTTGGGCCAACCGTAACTTTGTACGAAATAGTACCCGATGCCGGCATACGCATTTCAAAAATTAAAAGTTTAGAAGACGACATTGCTTTGTCTTTATCTGCTTTAGGAATCCGTATCATAGCACCTATTCCGGGTAAAGGAACTATTGGTATAGAAGTACCAAATACAAAACCCACAACGGTATCAATGAAATCGTTGATTTTGTCACCAAAATTTCAAAACGCCGAAATGGAATTACCAGTTGCCATTGGTAAAACCATATCAAACGAAACATTTGTATTTGATTTAGCTAAAATGCCCCATTTATTGATGGCAGGTGCTACAGGTCAAGGTAAATCGGTTGGTTTAAATGCCGTATTGACATCGTTATTATACAAAAAACATCCTGCCGAAGTAAAATTTGTTTTAGTAGATCCTAAAAAAGTAGAGTTAACTTTATTTAACAAAATAGAGCGTCATTTTTTAGCAAAATTACCCGATACCGAAGACGCCATAATTACAGATAACACTAAAGTAATCAATACATTAAACTCGTTATGTATTGAAATGGACAACCGTTATTCTTTATTGAAAGATGCCATGGTTAGAAACATTAAAGAATACAACGAAAAATTTAAACAACGCAAACTAAACCCTGAATTAGGACATCGATTTTTACCGTATATTGTTTTGGTTGTTGATGAATTTGCCGATTTAATTATGACTGCAGGTAAAGAAGTAGAAACCCCTATTGCCCGTTTGGCACAATTAGCACGTGCAATTGGTATTCACTTAATTATTGCCACACAACGTCCATCGGTAAACGTAATTACTGGTATTATCAAAGCCAATTTCCCTGCAAGAATTGCCTTTAGGGTAAGTTCAAAAATAGATTCACGAACTATATTAGATGGCCCTGGTGCCGATCAATTAATTGGTCGTGGTGATTTGTTATTCACTCAAGGTAACGATATGGTGCGCGTACAATGTGGTTTTGTAGATACGCCTGAGGTTGAAAAAATCACCGAATTTATTGGCGGACAAAAAGGATATGGCGATGCTTATTTGTTACCAGAATACGTTGGCGAAGAAAGTGGCACAAGTCTTGATATTGATATTGCAGACCGCGATGTAATGTTCCGCGAAGCTGCAGAAATTATAGTAACTGCGCAACAAGGATCGGCATCGTTATTACAACGCAAACTAAAATTAGGCTACAACCGTGCCGGCCGATTAATTGACCAGTTAGAAGCAGCTGGTATTGTAGGCCCGTTTGAAGGCAGCAAAGCGCGCTCTGTAAACATACCTGATTTAGTTTCTTTAGACGAATTTTTAACCAACGAAAAAGAAAGAATGTAA
- a CDS encoding diacylglycerol kinase family protein translates to MKPKKTSFLLGRIKSITYALKGFYLLITTEHSIITQLIIGVLMCGAGFYFKITKIEWLFQIFAIGLVLTAESLNTAIEAICDYIQPNFDKKIGFIKDIAAGAVTFAALTAVIIGAIIYIPKIV, encoded by the coding sequence ATGAAACCAAAAAAAACATCGTTTCTATTGGGTCGAATAAAAAGTATAACCTACGCATTAAAAGGCTTTTACCTTTTAATTACAACCGAACATAGCATAATAACGCAGTTAATAATTGGGGTGCTTATGTGCGGAGCAGGTTTTTATTTTAAAATAACCAAGATAGAATGGTTGTTTCAAATTTTTGCAATAGGTTTAGTTTTAACCGCCGAAAGTTTAAATACTGCTATTGAAGCAATTTGCGATTACATACAACCCAATTTCGATAAAAAAATAGGTTTTATTAAAGACATCGCAGCAGGTGCAGTTACCTTTGCCGCATTAACAGCCGTAATCATAGGTGCTATTATTTACATACCAAAAATAGTTTAA
- a CDS encoding DUF6952 family protein, with protein MKLPVIKHLTQFIEDNDQDYINETIEVLEALTEIPSLKDEELDVIGELISNMYGALEVNKLIKEGTPKKEALNTFMQRVLGSIDK; from the coding sequence ATGAAACTACCTGTTATTAAACACCTTACTCAATTTATTGAAGATAACGACCAAGATTATATTAACGAAACTATTGAAGTGTTAGAAGCATTAACCGAAATACCATCGTTAAAAGACGAAGAGCTAGATGTAATTGGCGAACTAATATCAAATATGTACGGTGCACTTGAAGTAAACAAACTAATTAAAGAAGGCACCCCTAAAAAAGAAGCTTTAAATACCTTTATGCAACGCGTATTAGGGTCTATTGATAAATAA
- a CDS encoding thioredoxin family protein, with protein MLLELEQDNLQDIIAQNPKVAVQFSASWCGNCRIMKPKFKKMATEKENVTFVIVDAEKFPESRKLANVSNLPTFAIYNNGTLVDETQTNKADVLAELVNKLA; from the coding sequence ATGTTATTAGAATTAGAACAAGATAATTTACAAGATATTATTGCACAAAATCCTAAAGTAGCAGTGCAATTTTCGGCATCGTGGTGCGGGAACTGCCGTATTATGAAACCCAAATTTAAAAAAATGGCTACCGAAAAAGAAAACGTAACGTTTGTAATTGTTGACGCTGAAAAGTTTCCTGAATCAAGAAAATTAGCCAACGTATCAAACTTACCTACCTTTGCCATTTACAACAATGGTACTTTAGTTGACGAAACACAAACCAACAAAGCCGATGTTTTAGCAGAATTAGTAAACAAATTAGCCTAA